One stretch of Armigeres subalbatus isolate Guangzhou_Male chromosome 2, GZ_Asu_2, whole genome shotgun sequence DNA includes these proteins:
- the LOC134213528 gene encoding zinc finger protein 62 homolog, whose translation MILVLKREAQASGTDYRKLAQEVLGDDAEVSETDSISQSMCAKCRTRLKEFHDYQQRCLDVQGVLQSELQRNVSKDKQGLRLKCDVCDKEFQVHRQLKDHKKIHGPRKYNCSNCGKGFINPSRLARHMGNRKCGSYVFHKTTGDHCEDDSNFDSETVTASENTNHKDNSDLMVDCESCDKKFRNKKQLRDHRRHVHGPKDHECSICGMAFITRQRLDNHSKTHLGYNTKDCMKLKSVPKVASKNKEAMTKKQSCPLCHRLIMAVSMEGHLNRHKGIQPFKCEMGCSKEKFFCNEQRKSHYQDVHGWHAYECDICHQFFHTGRSCRVHKMNAHGQGHECQDCFLIFETSAGLERHIVKANHPKKNLMVDQQVQMKHETEQQTGLELEDMFEATDIKVECRSDEDEEMAST comes from the exons atgatcttggttctgaaacgcgaagcgcaggctagtgggactgactacaggaagctggcccaagaggtattgggtgacgacgccgag GTTTCCGAAACGGACAGCATTAGCCAATCGATGTGTGCGAAGTGCCGGACCCGGTTAAAAGAATTCCATGattaccagcagcgatgtttggaTGTGCAAGGTGTTTTACAATCAGAATTGCAAAGAAACGTGTCCAAAGATAAGCAAGGTCTTCGCTTGAAGTGTGACGTTTGCGATAAAGAGTTTCAAGTTCATCGTCAGCTTAAGGACCACAAGAAGATTCACGGACCAAGGAAATATAACTGCTCCAATTGTGGGAAAGGGTTTATCAATCC CTCACGTTTGGCTAGGCATATGGGTAATAGAAAATGCGGGAGCTATGTGTTTCATAAAACGACTGGAGATCACTGTGAAGACGATTCCAATTTCGATTCTGAAACTGTAACCGCTTCGGAAAACACAAATCATAAGGACAACAGCGATCTTATGGTTGACTGTGAATCGTGTGataaaaaattcagaaataagAAACAACTGAGAGATCATCGAAGACATGTCCACGGACCGAAGGATCATGAATGTTCTATATGCGGTATGGCGTTTATTACAAG ACAACGTTTGGATAACCATTCGAAGACTCACCTAGGATATAATACCAAGGACTGTATGAAGCTGAAATCAGTACCGAAGGTAGCctcgaaaaataaagaagctaTGACGAAGAAGCAATCCTGTCCGTTGTGCCACAGGCTAATTATGGCAGTTTCCATGGAAGGACATTTGAACAGACACAAAG GTATTCAGCCATTCAAGTGTGAGATGGGATGTTCGAAAGAGAAGTTTTTCTGCAATGAACAGAGAAAGAGCCACTACCAAGACGTGCACGGATGGCATGCCTATGAGTGCGACATCTGCCACCAGTTCTTCCATACCGGCAGAAGCTGCAGGGTGCACAAAATGAATGCTCATGGACAGGGACACGAGTGCCAGGATTGTTTCCTAATATTTGAGACTAG CGCTGGGTTAGAGAGGCACATTGTAAAAGCCAACCATCCGAAGAAAAACTTGATGGTGGATCAACAAGTACAAATGAAGCATGAGACTGAACAGCAGACGGGACTGGAACTGGAAGACATGTTTGAAGCAACAGACATCAAAGTTGAGTGTCGATCGGACGAAGATGAGGAAATGGCCAGCACATAG
- the LOC134213517 gene encoding zinc finger protein interacting with ribonucleoprotein K-like — MSLQSDVLVYESADDCIPVCRLCLSEESLEEIFEQEDLDLLISDFLTIVISKEDTISLSVCATCRTRLIEFREFKWRCLEVQELLQGNLYTVLEDQECLLEGNDVQAATREETIVKVLVEEVESATIGPNHQELEQDIVPTRKKKRNRFKRIEYTKSGRKRYVYDLTEIYNSQLVECSICGKMISKIRMEGHQNMHQGVRPFKCERGCNQMDFHCQQLRLHHYRNVHDGERHECDVCHKSYRSRRSLNYHTKDVHSVKPFACSVCSQAFSSNARLRQHQKYHNREKNHPCPKCSYSFYTNHDLKKHLKRHLK, encoded by the exons ATGAGTCTTCAGAGTGATGTACTCGTTTATGAATCGGCGGACGACTGTATTCCAGTTTGCAGATTGTGCTTGAGCGAGGAATCACTGGAAGAAATATTTGAACAAGAGGACCTCGATCTATTGATATCCGATTTCCTAACAATTGTG ATTTCAAAAGAAGACACGATCAGTCTATCAGTTTGCGCTACCTGTCGAACACGGCTAATCGAGTTCCGCGAATTCAAGTGGCGTTGCCTCGAGGTCCAGGAATTACTACAGGGAAATCTGTACACAGTTCTGGAAGATCAGGAGTGCTTGCTGGAAGGCAATGATGTTCAAGCCGCAACAAGGGAGGAGACTATCGTGAAAGTTTTAGTGGAAGAAGTGGAATCGGCAACAATAGGTCCGAATCATCAGGAACTTGAACAGGATATTGTACCTACTAGGAAGAAGAAACGAAACCGATTCAAACGGATCGAATACACAAAATCTGGAAGAAAGCGATATGTATACGATCTAACGGAGATCTACAACAGCCAACTGGTGGAATGTTCCATTTGTGGCAAAATGATTTCCAAAATTCGCATGGAAGGACACCAAAACATGCACCAAG GTGTTCGACCTTTCAAATGTGAACGTGGCTGCAACCAGATGGATTTCCACTGTCAGCAGCTCCGGTTGCACCACTATCGGAATGTACATGACGGGGAACGACACGAGTGCGACGTATGCCATAAATCGTATCGATCCCGGCGTAGCCTCAATTACCACACGAAAGACGTCCACTCAGTGAAACCATTCGCATGTTCCGTCTGCTCCCAAGCGTTCTCCTCAAA CGCACGTTTAAGGCAACACCAAAAATACCACAACCGGGAGAAGAATCATCCTTGCCCGAAATGTAGCTATTCGTTCTACACTAACCATGATCTGAAAAAGCACCTGAAACGGCATTTAAAGTAA
- the LOC134218092 gene encoding uncharacterized protein DDB_G0271670, which translates to VVVVSSSSSSSSSSSSSSSSSSSSSSSSSSSSSSSSSSSSSSSSSSSSSSSSSSSSSSSSSSSSSSSSSSSSSSSSHSSSSSSSSSSSSSSSSSSSGSSSSSSSSSSSSSSSSSSSSSSSSSSSSSSSSSSSSSSSSSSSSSSSSSSSSSSSSSSSSSS; encoded by the exons gtagtagtagttagtagtagtagtagtagtagtagtagtagtagtagtagtagtagtagtagtagtagtagtagtagtagtagtagtagtagtagtagtagtagtagtagtagtagtagtagtagtagtagtagtagtagtagtagtagtagtagtagtagtagtagtagtagtagtagtagtagtagtagtagtagtagtagtagtagtagtagtagtagtagtagtca tagtagtagtagtagtagtagtagtagtagtagtagtagtagtagtagtagtagtagtggtagtagtagtagtagtagtagtagtagtagtagtagtagtagtagtagtagtagtagtagtagtagtagtagtagtagtagtagtagtagtagtagtagtagtagtagtagtagtagtagtagtagtagtagtagtagtagtagtagtagtagtagtagtagtagtagtagtagtagtagtagtagt